GTTTACATCTACTCCCCCGCGGTCTCTTGCTTTTGCACTCTGTTTAGATGCGCCAAAAGAATCAAGGATTGCCTGTGTTGAAGAAACAACCTTACCTCCTATTCGAGCATCGAAAAGAAATGAAAGCGTAAAGCGTTTATACTTTAATGTATTATTAAAACCCATACAGAAATCAGGATTGGTATTTCCTGCATGAATTAAATTCTCATTGTCCGTCAACATCTGTTGTGTATTAGGATTAACATAAGTATAACCATTTCCATCTTTCATGAACGAATTTACATAAATGTCTCCTATAGAACCGCCCTCATTGATATAATTACGGAAAGAAGAAAGACCACCCATATCAAAATGATTGATGTTCATAAGCTTTCCTGTAAGTGGGTTAGGGATATTACGTACCAGTTCAACAATTTTGTTCTTATTGTAAGTAAAAGTAAGCATCGGAGAATAATTGAATTCACCAAAGGAGAGATCAGCATCCAAAGAGGCCTCTATTCCATAATTGTTTACTTTTCCTGCATTCACGTAAAAATATCTATATCCACTATTCTCGGGTGCTCTGAATTTAAAGAGTTGATCGTAAGTATTGGCATTATAATAAGTAATGTCAAAGCCTATCTTATTGTTGAGGAAACGTGAATTCAATCCTATTTCAAACGATTTTGTTTTTTCAAACTTTAAGTTGTTAATAGGTAAATCAGGATTAATATTTACTCCCCCACCCGGACTAATTGGATAAGAAGGTATTGTGATACCCGCTAAATACAAAGGAACATTACCAACAGTAGCATATGAGAGACGAAGCTTAGAGAAAGTAAGAATACTCTTAGGAACTTTCACGAATTCTGTGATAATGAATGAGAGTCCTACAGAAGGATAAAAGAAACTTTTACTTTGGGTGTTTGCTAAAAGAGAAGTCCACTCATTACGTCCCGTAAAATCCAAAAAGATCTTCCTACGCCAATCCACAGAAACACTGGTAAACAGAGCCTGGGACTTCATCGCTTTTCCCTCCTGGTATTGAGGTTCGGGTGTCAAGTTGTTAAGACTAAACTTATTGGGGACTGTAGCCAGAGGTGCACCGAATTCTAATTTATTGGAATTTGCCGTATAGTTGAAACTCATATTCTTAAAACTTCCACCGGCATTCACGACAAAGCCCCAGTCTGAAACATTCTTTTGAAAACTTGCAATGATATCACCATAATCTTGCACGCTTTTGTCTGTTGCCAAAAGATAAGAGCCTTTAGTTGAACCCGAAGTCAACAAAGGTAAAGTAGAAGCATAGTTTTTGATTTCATTTATTTTTGTATTCCGGTCTGTTCTGAAACGGGCAGTAATATTCAACCATTTAGTGAAAGTATATTTCAGGCTTCCTCCCAGAATAATCCGTTCATCATGGTTGACATTAAAGTTTCTATTGGTAATCCAATAGGGGTTTTGCAAGCTTCTCTTCTGATCGCCATAAGGCCAGAACTGAGTAGCAAATCCTCTATTGGGATTATAGCGTTCATATGATTTATACTTATTAAAATTATCACCACGTGGAAATAGATAAAGAGGAACTATAGGGTTATAATATTCTCCTTGTGACAACATATTCTGAGCCTTTTTGTCTACATACATAAACATTGCACCCAAAGTAAGTTTGTCTGTAATATTATATTGTCCGTTATATGAGACATTATAACGATCCATTTTATTATTATGAATAATACCACGAGCGTTATAAGCTGCCAAAGAAATATAACTCTTGTTCTTCTGATTACCAAATTGTAGTCCTAAACTATTAGAATAACTCGTTCCCGTATTGAAGAAATCTGATACATTATATTTTGCCGGATCTTTCAATTTAGGCCCCCAACTGGCAAACTCTCCTGTACGACTACCATATGTATTTTGTAATTCAGGCAAAACAAAAGGATGATAGAAATCAGAATAATGAGAGAAGGAGATACGGGGCTTTCCATCTTTCATGCCTCCCTGTTTAGAAGTCAGCATAACAACTCCATTGGCTGCCTGACCTCCATATAATGCTGCAGCGGAAGGGCCGGTCAATACTGTAACCTCAGCAATATCTTCCATATTGATACTCGAAATACCATCACCTTCATCAACACCACCATATCGTCCATTCGAGCTTGATGCACGTTTCGGGAACAAATCGGGCAGAGGAATACCATCAAGTACATACAAGGCATTATTGTTTCCATCTGGATTAACAGACTTATCACCACGCATCACAACCTTGGTAGAGCCTCCTATGCCTGAAGCTCCTTGACTAACAGTAACACCGGCAATCTTTCCAGACAGCGCATTGGGAACACTCGCCTCTTTCACTGCAAGCAATTGACTGGCTTTCAACTTCTGCACATTATAGCTCAAAGCCTTATCCGAACGCTTGATACCTAAAGCTGTGA
The nucleotide sequence above comes from Segatella oris. Encoded proteins:
- a CDS encoding SusC/RagA family TonB-linked outer membrane protein, which translates into the protein MKKKNERIPVCCRVILLTCFLCFFFQGGYAQLNLSSGRAKLEVVLEKITSQSSYRFFYNDALKEVMVNAANVKDVSINTLLDKLFRDTGLSYRISGNVIYLTYNKVKQEKVKEEHPQKGPRTISGKVIDEQGEPLIGVSIRDKATGNAVITDINGCYSIAGVSEKSVLEFTYVGYSNHTVTANNHSTIDVKMREKGRNLNEVVVTALGIKRSDKALSYNVQKLKASQLLAVKEASVPNALSGKIAGVTVSQGASGIGGSTKVVMRGDKSVNPDGNNNALYVLDGIPLPDLFPKRASSSNGRYGGVDEGDGISSINMEDIAEVTVLTGPSAAALYGGQAANGVVMLTSKQGGMKDGKPRISFSHYSDFYHPFVLPELQNTYGSRTGEFASWGPKLKDPAKYNVSDFFNTGTSYSNSLGLQFGNQKNKSYISLAAYNARGIIHNNKMDRYNVSYNGQYNITDKLTLGAMFMYVDKKAQNMLSQGEYYNPIVPLYLFPRGDNFNKYKSYERYNPNRGFATQFWPYGDQKRSLQNPYWITNRNFNVNHDERIILGGSLKYTFTKWLNITARFRTDRNTKINEIKNYASTLPLLTSGSTKGSYLLATDKSVQDYGDIIASFQKNVSDWGFVVNAGGSFKNMSFNYTANSNKLEFGAPLATVPNKFSLNNLTPEPQYQEGKAMKSQALFTSVSVDWRRKIFLDFTGRNEWTSLLANTQSKSFFYPSVGLSFIITEFVKVPKSILTFSKLRLSYATVGNVPLYLAGITIPSYPISPGGGVNINPDLPINNLKFEKTKSFEIGLNSRFLNNKIGFDITYYNANTYDQLFKFRAPENSGYRYFYVNAGKVNNYGIEASLDADLSFGEFNYSPMLTFTYNKNKIVELVRNIPNPLTGKLMNINHFDMGGLSSFRNYINEGGSIGDIYVNSFMKDGNGYTYVNPNTQQMLTDNENLIHAGNTNPDFCMGFNNTLKYKRFTLSFLFDARIGGKVVSSTQAILDSFGASKQSAKARDRGGVDVNGVLMDAETYYKQVGGGSGVLSNYVYSATNIRLREASLSYKFDKPLFYNIIKDFTLSITARNLWMIYNKAPFDPQLTSSVGTYYQGIDYFLMPSLRSFGFNVRFSL